GCGATTGGCCTGCGGCCAACGCCTGGCGATCTACAGCGGCGATGACGGCCTGACGCTGCCGATGCTGTCGGTTGGTGCCGTCGGCGTCGTGAGCGTGGCCAGCCACGTGGTGGGCCGCCCGATGCGCAGCATGATCGAAGCCCATTTCAAGGGTGAGAACGCCGTCGCTCTTGCGCATCACGAGCGTCTGCTGCCCCTGTTCAAGGCCCTGTTTGCCACCACCAACCCGATTCCGGTGAAAGCCGCGCTTGAACTGAGCGGCTGGCCGGTGGGTGTTCCCCGTCTTCCTCTGATTCCCTTGGAACCCGCCATGCGCGTTGCCCTCTCCGACACCCTCGCTGCCCTGCGTCAGACCTGACGCCACGGCTGCTGAGAGCGCTGACATGCGCCGACCTGATCGATTTCCCTTTCACCTCCAAGCGACCCCATGACCGTGACTAACGCCAAAACCCAGCAACCCACCCTGCGGGTGATCCCCCTTGGAGGTCTGCACGAGATCGGCAAGAACACCTGTGTGTTCGAGTACGGCGACGACCTGATGCTGGTGGATGCCGGCCTGGCCTTCCCCAGCGATGGCATGCACGGCGTGAACGTAGTGCTGCCCGACACCAGCTTCCTGCGCGAGAACCAGAAGCGCATCCGCGGCATGATCGTGACCCATGGTCACGAAGACCACATCGGTGGCATTGCCCACCACCTCAAGCACTTCAACATTCCAGTGATCTACGGGCCCCGGCTGGCCCTCTCGATGCTCACCGGAAAGATGGATGAGGCCGGTGTCACCGATCGCACCACCCTGCAGACCGTCGGACCCCGTGACGTGGTCAAGGTGGGTCAGCATTTCTCAGTGGAGTTCATCCGCAACACTCACTCGATGGCCGACAGCTTCTCGCTGGCCATCAGCACCCCAGTGGGCACGGTGATCTTCACGGGTGACTTCAAGTTCGATCACACGCCGGTGGATGGCGAGCACTTCGACCTGGCCCGTCTGGCCCATCACGGCGACAAAGGGGTGCTCTGCCTGTTCAGTGACTCGACCAACGCTGAGGTTCCTGGCTTCTGCCCCCCCGAGCGCTCGGTGTTCCCCAACCTCGATCGCCACATCGCGGAAGCCGAAGGACGGGTGATCGTCACCACTTTCGCCAGCTCGATCCACCGGGTGTCGATGATTCTGGAGCTGGCGCTTAAGAACGGCCGCAAGGTGGGCCTGCTGGGTCGCTCCATGCTCAACGTGATCGCCAAAGCGCGCGAGCTCGGCTACATGCGTGCGCCCGACGAGCTGTTCGTGCCGATTAAGCAGATCAACCACGTGCCCGATCGTGAGACCTTGCTGCTGATGACCGGCAGTCAGGGTGAGCCGTTGGCGGCTCTGAGTCGCATCTCCCGTGGGGAACACCCGCAGGTGAGGGTGAAGAGCTCTGACACGATTATTTTCTCGGCCAGCCCGATCCCTGGAAACACCATCTCCGTGGTGAACACCATCGACAAGCTCATGATGCTGGGGGCCAAAGTGGTTTACGGCAAGGGCGAAGGCATTCACGTGTCAGGCCACGGCTTCCAGGAAGACCAGAAGCTGATGCTGGCGCTGACTCGTCCCAAGTTCTTCGTGCCGGTGCACGGTGAGCACCGCATGCTGGTGCGTCACGCCCGCACCGGTCATTCCATGGGTGTCCCGGAAGACAACACCCTGATCATCGACAACGGTGATGTGGTGGAGCTCACCGAGGATTCGATTCGCAAGACTGACCCTGTGAAGGCCGGCATCGAGCTGCTCGATCAGTCCCGCAACGGCATCGTCGATGCCCGCGTACTCAAGGAACGTCAGCAGCTGGCAGAAGACGGAATCGTCACGATCTTGGCGGCCATCAGCACCGACGGCGCCATGGTGGCCCCTCCGCGCGTCAATCTTCGCGGCGTGGTTACCACTGCCGATGCGCGCAAGATGTCGCTCTGGACCGAGCGGGAAATCAAGTGGGTGTTGGAGAACCGCTGGAAGCAGCTCACGCGCAACACCGGTGGCAAGGCACCGGATGTGGACTGGATGGGCGTGCAGCGTGAGGTGGAAGTGGGCCTTGGCCGACGCATGCGCCGCGAGTTGCAGGTGGAGCCCCTGATCCTCTGTCTGGTGCAACCGGCCCCTGCCGGGACTCCTGTTTACAAGGGTCGTGCCGATTCCGAACCCGATGATCGACCGGCACCGCGCGGCCGTGGCGGACGCCAGGGTGGAGGTCGTCATGGTGGGGGTGGTCATGGAGGTGGCCATGGCGGTGGCCGCAACCGGGATGCCGGTCGCAACCGTGAGGCCACTCCAGCGCGGGTGATCACCACAACTCCTGGAGCGGGAGCGGCAGCAGCCGCCGCTGCGGCTGCTGCCAAGGCGGCTCCTGCACCGGCTGCTGCCGCGACCTCCACACCAGCCAGGGAACCTGTGCCTGCCGCCGCCAGCGCTGCTTCGACGGCCACCGTCGATCAAGACATGCCGGCCGGCCGCACCCGCCGTCGTCGTTCAGCTGCGGCTTAAGCGAGCCCGCAGCCACGACCAACGACTGCTGTCTTTGCCCCTGTCTGAGCTGAGCTCTGACAGGGGTTTTTGTTGGGCTGGAAGGGTCACCTGAAGTCGGCCCTGCTCCAGCCGTTGCAGGATGGAGGGGGGGACAACAAGTTCTGGATTTGGTGCTGGTTCTGGCTCTGGTTCGGGGATGACCTCCGCTTCGATCACGTCGTCCGGTTCAGGATCGGCTTGAACCTCGATCGTGGAGCTTGGCTTTGCGTCAGCTACGTCTTCGGCAACCGCATCCATCTCTTCCTCCTTGGCCATCTCTTCGTCGATGGCAACCGGAGCCGTGGCGACGGGGCCATCCAGCCAGGGTGTGGCGGAGGCTTGGCTTGCGTCGTTTTGGGAGCCAAGACCACTGGTGAATCCACCGGCGCTGGGCTGG
This region of Synechococcus sp. NOUM97013 genomic DNA includes:
- a CDS encoding ribonuclease J, translating into MTVTNAKTQQPTLRVIPLGGLHEIGKNTCVFEYGDDLMLVDAGLAFPSDGMHGVNVVLPDTSFLRENQKRIRGMIVTHGHEDHIGGIAHHLKHFNIPVIYGPRLALSMLTGKMDEAGVTDRTTLQTVGPRDVVKVGQHFSVEFIRNTHSMADSFSLAISTPVGTVIFTGDFKFDHTPVDGEHFDLARLAHHGDKGVLCLFSDSTNAEVPGFCPPERSVFPNLDRHIAEAEGRVIVTTFASSIHRVSMILELALKNGRKVGLLGRSMLNVIAKARELGYMRAPDELFVPIKQINHVPDRETLLLMTGSQGEPLAALSRISRGEHPQVRVKSSDTIIFSASPIPGNTISVVNTIDKLMMLGAKVVYGKGEGIHVSGHGFQEDQKLMLALTRPKFFVPVHGEHRMLVRHARTGHSMGVPEDNTLIIDNGDVVELTEDSIRKTDPVKAGIELLDQSRNGIVDARVLKERQQLAEDGIVTILAAISTDGAMVAPPRVNLRGVVTTADARKMSLWTEREIKWVLENRWKQLTRNTGGKAPDVDWMGVQREVEVGLGRRMRRELQVEPLILCLVQPAPAGTPVYKGRADSEPDDRPAPRGRGGRQGGGRHGGGGHGGGHGGGRNRDAGRNREATPARVITTTPGAGAAAAAAAAAAKAAPAPAAAATSTPAREPVPAAASAASTATVDQDMPAGRTRRRRSAAA